ACGCGGATGCAGGGCAGGCGCGCGTCCAGCTGGCGGCGCGGCCGGCCCTGGACCGTGCCGAGAGTGCCCGTGTGGCCGCGCAGCTGTTCGCTGCGGATGAGTTGCAGCCCTTGGCCGATGGCAACCTGGGCTGGACGGCGCCGCCCGATGAGGAGCTGCTGGTGGGCTGCTTTTCGGGCGGCTTGACCGTGCTGGCGGCCAAGGAGTTTGCGCTCGATCGGCCTTCAACGCTGGAGGCGCGCTTTCTGGCCCACGCGCAGGGGCGCGATGTGTTCTTGCACGCCATGCACAGCGCCGCCGATTGGCTGGCTCTGGCGCATTGGCGCGAGGGGCGTCTGCTGCGAGCCCTCAGCGTGGCGCCCGACGACGGGCTGATCGAGGACCAGGGCACGCGTTGGGCCTTCGAGCTGCCGTTCTGGGACGGCGCCCACCCGGTCGATGACCCGGACGAGCTGGCCGCGGGCGAGGCGCCCTATCCGCTGCCCTTTCATCCGCTGGAGCTCGGTGATGCGGCCCTGCGCGAGCTTTTTGGCTACCACCTGGAGGGTCTGGTGGATGCCCGCCTGCTGGAGCCTGAATCTCTGCCC
This region of Paucibacter aquatile genomic DNA includes:
- a CDS encoding DUF6928 family protein, producing the protein MGAKTWMLVYADAGQARVQLAARPALDRAESARVAAQLFAADELQPLADGNLGWTAPPDEELLVGCFSGGLTVLAAKEFALDRPSTLEARFLAHAQGRDVFLHAMHSAADWLALAHWREGRLLRALSVAPDDGLIEDQGTRWAFELPFWDGAHPVDDPDELAAGEAPYPLPFHPLELGDAALRELFGYHLEGLVDARLLEPESLPLLRFKRKARRKPSWFSRFW